One stretch of Eupeodes corollae chromosome 2, idEupCoro1.1, whole genome shotgun sequence DNA includes these proteins:
- the LOC129945674 gene encoding cyclic AMP response element-binding protein B isoform X1, with product MDSIVEENGNNSNNIETLSDVSISQASSNTPNSTTTTTVLTTGSNVVQFMPTHNIQPQSVIQANQSSVIQTAAANIQPVTMSKGGVLYVGKPNTVIHTASGNTVQIKHEPNTQIMDSNSEESLTDDDSPRRQREFTRRPSYHKILNDISGPDIAAGTTLQIQESGGIPTIASTGGTTGTLIQLTQETAPAFYLPSRINKINTNNSVLAEDQTRKREIRLQKNREAARECRRKKKEYIKCLENRVAVLENQNKALIEELKSLKELYCQTKNE from the exons atggaCAGCATCGTGGAGGAAAACGGAAACAATTCAAATAACATAGAAACCCTATCAGATGTGAGTATATCGCAAGCATCATCTAACACACCTAATTCCACAACGACGACAACCGTTCTAACGACCGGATCGAACGTTGTTCAATTTATGCCAACACACAATATCCAG CCCCAATCTGTAATACAGGCAAACCAGTCATCGGTAATACAAACAGCGGCTGCAAACATTCAACCAGTGACTATGTCCAAAGGCGGTGTCCTCTATGTAGGTAAACCGAATACGGTGATTCACACAGCCTCGGGTAATACAGTTCAg ATTAAACATGAACCGAACACACAAATCATGGATTCAAATAGCGAGGAGAGTCTTACTGATGACGACTCACCCCGAAGACAAAGAGAATTCACAAGGAGACCTTCATACCACAAAATCTTAAATGATATCAGTGGTCCAGACATTGCAG CTGGAACGACTTTGCAAATACAAGAAAGCGGCGGAATACCCACAATCGCATCGACTGGCGGTACGACCGGTACACTAATCCAATTGACCCAGGAAACAGCACCAGCATTTTATTTACCTAGTAGGATCAATAAAATCAACACca ATAACTCAGTCCTAGCGGAAGATCAAACCCGAAAACGAGAGATCCGGTTGCAAAAGAACCGCGAAGCAGCTCGAGAATGTCGGCGTAAAAAGAAGGAGTACATCAAGTGCCTGGAAAATCGGGTGGCGGTGCTAGAGAACCAAAACAAAGCCCTTATCGAAGAATTGAAATCCCTTAAGGAATTGTACTGTCAGACGAAGAATGAGTAA
- the LOC129945674 gene encoding cyclic AMP response element-binding protein B isoform X4, protein MDSIVEENGNNSNNIETLSDANQSSVIQTAAANIQPVTMSKGGVLYVGKPNTVIHTASGNTVQIKHEPNTQIMDSNSEESLTDDDSPRRQREFTRRPSYHKILNDISGPDIAAGTTLQIQESGGIPTIASTGGTTGTLIQLTQETAPAFYLPSRINKINTNNSVLAEDQTRKREIRLQKNREAARECRRKKKEYIKCLENRVAVLENQNKALIEELKSLKELYCQTKNE, encoded by the exons atggaCAGCATCGTGGAGGAAAACGGAAACAATTCAAATAACATAGAAACCCTATCAGAT GCAAACCAGTCATCGGTAATACAAACAGCGGCTGCAAACATTCAACCAGTGACTATGTCCAAAGGCGGTGTCCTCTATGTAGGTAAACCGAATACGGTGATTCACACAGCCTCGGGTAATACAGTTCAg ATTAAACATGAACCGAACACACAAATCATGGATTCAAATAGCGAGGAGAGTCTTACTGATGACGACTCACCCCGAAGACAAAGAGAATTCACAAGGAGACCTTCATACCACAAAATCTTAAATGATATCAGTGGTCCAGACATTGCAG CTGGAACGACTTTGCAAATACAAGAAAGCGGCGGAATACCCACAATCGCATCGACTGGCGGTACGACCGGTACACTAATCCAATTGACCCAGGAAACAGCACCAGCATTTTATTTACCTAGTAGGATCAATAAAATCAACACca ATAACTCAGTCCTAGCGGAAGATCAAACCCGAAAACGAGAGATCCGGTTGCAAAAGAACCGCGAAGCAGCTCGAGAATGTCGGCGTAAAAAGAAGGAGTACATCAAGTGCCTGGAAAATCGGGTGGCGGTGCTAGAGAACCAAAACAAAGCCCTTATCGAAGAATTGAAATCCCTTAAGGAATTGTACTGTCAGACGAAGAATGAGTAA
- the LOC129945674 gene encoding cyclic AMP response element-binding protein B isoform X3, whose protein sequence is MDSIVEENGNNSNNIETLSDPQSVIQANQSSVIQTAAANIQPVTMSKGGVLYVGKPNTVIHTASGNTVQIKHEPNTQIMDSNSEESLTDDDSPRRQREFTRRPSYHKILNDISGPDIAAGTTLQIQESGGIPTIASTGGTTGTLIQLTQETAPAFYLPSRINKINTNNSVLAEDQTRKREIRLQKNREAARECRRKKKEYIKCLENRVAVLENQNKALIEELKSLKELYCQTKNE, encoded by the exons atggaCAGCATCGTGGAGGAAAACGGAAACAATTCAAATAACATAGAAACCCTATCAGAT CCCCAATCTGTAATACAGGCAAACCAGTCATCGGTAATACAAACAGCGGCTGCAAACATTCAACCAGTGACTATGTCCAAAGGCGGTGTCCTCTATGTAGGTAAACCGAATACGGTGATTCACACAGCCTCGGGTAATACAGTTCAg ATTAAACATGAACCGAACACACAAATCATGGATTCAAATAGCGAGGAGAGTCTTACTGATGACGACTCACCCCGAAGACAAAGAGAATTCACAAGGAGACCTTCATACCACAAAATCTTAAATGATATCAGTGGTCCAGACATTGCAG CTGGAACGACTTTGCAAATACAAGAAAGCGGCGGAATACCCACAATCGCATCGACTGGCGGTACGACCGGTACACTAATCCAATTGACCCAGGAAACAGCACCAGCATTTTATTTACCTAGTAGGATCAATAAAATCAACACca ATAACTCAGTCCTAGCGGAAGATCAAACCCGAAAACGAGAGATCCGGTTGCAAAAGAACCGCGAAGCAGCTCGAGAATGTCGGCGTAAAAAGAAGGAGTACATCAAGTGCCTGGAAAATCGGGTGGCGGTGCTAGAGAACCAAAACAAAGCCCTTATCGAAGAATTGAAATCCCTTAAGGAATTGTACTGTCAGACGAAGAATGAGTAA
- the LOC129945674 gene encoding cyclic AMP response element-binding protein B isoform X5, whose translation MDSIVEENGNNSNNIETLSDVSISQASSNTPNSTTTTTVLTTGSNVVQFMPTHNIQPQSVIQANQSSVIQTAAANIQPVTMSKGGVLYVGKPNTVIHTASGNTVQIKHEPNTQIMDSNSEESLTDDDSPRRQREFTRRPSYHKILNDISGPDIADNSVLAEDQTRKREIRLQKNREAARECRRKKKEYIKCLENRVAVLENQNKALIEELKSLKELYCQTKNE comes from the exons atggaCAGCATCGTGGAGGAAAACGGAAACAATTCAAATAACATAGAAACCCTATCAGATGTGAGTATATCGCAAGCATCATCTAACACACCTAATTCCACAACGACGACAACCGTTCTAACGACCGGATCGAACGTTGTTCAATTTATGCCAACACACAATATCCAG CCCCAATCTGTAATACAGGCAAACCAGTCATCGGTAATACAAACAGCGGCTGCAAACATTCAACCAGTGACTATGTCCAAAGGCGGTGTCCTCTATGTAGGTAAACCGAATACGGTGATTCACACAGCCTCGGGTAATACAGTTCAg ATTAAACATGAACCGAACACACAAATCATGGATTCAAATAGCGAGGAGAGTCTTACTGATGACGACTCACCCCGAAGACAAAGAGAATTCACAAGGAGACCTTCATACCACAAAATCTTAAATGATATCAGTGGTCCAGACATTGCAG ATAACTCAGTCCTAGCGGAAGATCAAACCCGAAAACGAGAGATCCGGTTGCAAAAGAACCGCGAAGCAGCTCGAGAATGTCGGCGTAAAAAGAAGGAGTACATCAAGTGCCTGGAAAATCGGGTGGCGGTGCTAGAGAACCAAAACAAAGCCCTTATCGAAGAATTGAAATCCCTTAAGGAATTGTACTGTCAGACGAAGAATGAGTAA
- the LOC129945674 gene encoding cyclic AMP response element-binding protein B isoform X2, translated as MDSIVEENGNNSNNIETLSDVSISQASSNTPNSTTTTTVLTTGSNVVQFMPTHNIQPQSVIQANQSSVIQTAAANIQPVTMSKGGVLYVGKPNTVIHTASGNTVQIKHEPNTQIMDSNSEESLTDDDSPRRQREFTRRPSYHKILNDISGPDIAAGTTLQIQESGGIPTIASTGGTTGTLIQLTQETAPAFYLPNNSVLAEDQTRKREIRLQKNREAARECRRKKKEYIKCLENRVAVLENQNKALIEELKSLKELYCQTKNE; from the exons atggaCAGCATCGTGGAGGAAAACGGAAACAATTCAAATAACATAGAAACCCTATCAGATGTGAGTATATCGCAAGCATCATCTAACACACCTAATTCCACAACGACGACAACCGTTCTAACGACCGGATCGAACGTTGTTCAATTTATGCCAACACACAATATCCAG CCCCAATCTGTAATACAGGCAAACCAGTCATCGGTAATACAAACAGCGGCTGCAAACATTCAACCAGTGACTATGTCCAAAGGCGGTGTCCTCTATGTAGGTAAACCGAATACGGTGATTCACACAGCCTCGGGTAATACAGTTCAg ATTAAACATGAACCGAACACACAAATCATGGATTCAAATAGCGAGGAGAGTCTTACTGATGACGACTCACCCCGAAGACAAAGAGAATTCACAAGGAGACCTTCATACCACAAAATCTTAAATGATATCAGTGGTCCAGACATTGCAG CTGGAACGACTTTGCAAATACAAGAAAGCGGCGGAATACCCACAATCGCATCGACTGGCGGTACGACCGGTACACTAATCCAATTGACCCAGGAAACAGCACCAGCATTTTATTTACCTA ATAACTCAGTCCTAGCGGAAGATCAAACCCGAAAACGAGAGATCCGGTTGCAAAAGAACCGCGAAGCAGCTCGAGAATGTCGGCGTAAAAAGAAGGAGTACATCAAGTGCCTGGAAAATCGGGTGGCGGTGCTAGAGAACCAAAACAAAGCCCTTATCGAAGAATTGAAATCCCTTAAGGAATTGTACTGTCAGACGAAGAATGAGTAA